The window gttccatgttcagggcttcagcacacaacgattccaggtgtatgacgcaatgatgagctgtcagttcagccgtaacgttttcctcctgcatcttctcccgtatcttggccaccagtccactcctgtgtccacacatggcaggtgctccgtctgttgtccaacccaccagtttttcccgaggcagctccatctcatttccacatcttgacacctcttcatacaaatcctgtcctgtggttgtgccgtgcaccggacgtaacgccagaaactcctctgtcatgttgaggctggagtcccctctaatgtcgctgctctcatccacagccagggaagatgccatgaaatctttcccctttttctccagctgctcttttagattgagggacaacaatggtgtttctgctcaggctcccatttaaaaagagttgccttttgtctgggcaaacttggtcacaaactttaagcatgcagtgtttgatgaaatccccctctggaaatggccgggctgattgagcgatctcttctgccagaataaaactggccttgacagcagcctcgctttgagttttggcttttctgaacagagcctgtccagatttgaggcctggttttaattcctcaaccttctgtagcttttgttccatgtccatattctgtctttgtccgcgtgtttagcttcatgatgccgtctcagattatattctttcattaccaccacattttctccacacagaagacacccaggttcccagctgcctccgtgaacatgtactcccactcccaccttgtttgaacccccggttctcagtgtccaccttcccttttgccattttatgggtatctgaaaggtaacttttgctaatgctaatgagctactgataaataatgaaatgaagccacctcccactcagactgtcaccgttgcattgtgggaaatgtagtattggcctgtgtaaaacatctgcggcctgtgggccggttctaataataaatcaatatcatcccgggggccatagaaaaccctcgaccttgactctgacatatgagctttaaatgatttcttttgactccatttatttggctgtttggatatcatctttgctagtgtgtgtgtgtgcgcacgctctatggaactggcataaaggatgttaaaattagtctaaattagtctaaattaaataaaaatgcatccattcatcattctgaACAGGcggtttgattagaaactctttctgagctctggtgctctgaaacatctctgcttccattttcagctgtttttattctcaataacatcaaatcatccatccaaatcgttgtcctgtgggaccaccaaaggacaaacactttccatttagcacggacaaaaaaacccaaatcctgtttagcaataaagctgtggggagagtttgaggagcgtttttgaggagcacgctgccatattgggtccaagctgctggggtttttgttgtttccaggtgaatcggtgggcagcggcgttaccgcctgtctctgccatcgcacctcagtgtgatggggcaaagcaccacgctgcgtttgccactggctcagaaacgccttgaactggcgctgaattaaacctttggctctgataaagttccctgcgtgcgtgatggtgaacattccatgttccatgttcagggcttcagcacacaacgattccaggtgtatgacgcaatgatgagctgtcagttcagccgtaacgttttcctcctgcatcttctcccgtatcttggccaccagtccactcctgtgtccacacatggcaggtgctccgtctgttgtccaacccaccagtttttcccgaggcagctccatctcatttccacatcttgacacctcttcatacaaatcctgtcctgtggttgtgccgtgcaccggacgtaacgccagaaactcctctgtcatgttgaggctggagtcccctctaatgtcgctgctctcatccacagccagggaagatgccatgaaatctttcccctttttctccagctgctcttttagattgagggacaacaatggtgtttctgctcaggctcccatttaaaaagagttgccttttgtctgggcaaacttggtcacaaactttaagcatgcagtgtttgatgaaatccccctctggaaatggccgggctgattgagcgatctcttctgccagaataaaactggccttgacagcagcctcgctttgagttttggcttttctgaacagagcctgtccagatttgaggcctggttttaattcctcaaccttctgtagcttttgttccatgtccatattcttgtctttgtccgcgtgtttagcttcatgatgccgtctcagatgatattctttcattaccaccaccctttctccacacagaagacacccaggtttcccagctgcctccgtgaacatgtactcccactcccaccttgtttgaacccccggttctcagtgtccaccttcccttttgccattttatgggtatctgaaaggtaacttttgctaatgctaatgagctactgataaataatgaaatgaagccacctcccactcagactgtcaccgttgcattgtgggaaatgtagtattggcctgtgtaaaacatctgcggcctgtgggccggttctaataataaatcaatatcatcccgggggccatagaaaaccctcgaccttgactctgacatatgagctttaaatgatttcttttgactcccatttatttggctgtttggatatcatctttgctagtgtgtgtgtgtgcgcacgctctatggaactggcataaaggatgttaaaattagtctaaattagtctaaattaaataaaaattcatccattcatcattctgaacaggcggtgtttgattagaaactctttctgagctctggtgctctgaaacatctctgcttccattttcagctgtttttattctcaataacatcaaatcatccatccaaatcgttgtcctgttggaccaccaaaggacaaacactttccatttagcacggacaaaaaaaacccaaatcctgtttagcaatgaagctgtggggagagtttgaggagcgtttttgaggagcacgctgccatattgggtccaagctgctggggtttttgttgtttccaggtgaatcggtgggcagcggcgttaccgcctgtctctgcccccccccctccccgtggtcgtggtcacgctgggcatctttactggtcccgttttaaacaggttctgttgggaacaggtgttctccagaactgtattccaggctgctgtgctgaagggctgttttcagtagcaatagagccagagtgtgcctgcttcatatgaacccccccaggccgtgctttcctcctggctgagccataatcagctctggatggactggttcacgcttggactgagtcaagatttgatagcttgactgattcttaagtttttgatcaaacccccatctactgattccaggagatctttaaaggatctcagagcttcagatttatgaagcctgctcagcccccggcagcgctgatgattgttctgaagagaggcacttgtgctggatatgacgcgatccaaccacaaacacgtgacgtgtagaggaagaagaagcgaaagtgaaagttctcaacttcgggctccatcttgagtgaccgagccctgatggaaaacctctaatattcaggtagcatttggttctttcactgctgccgtctcgaatcaatgttccgctgcaggctacaaatgttttttccagcaccatcatgtgttcgtgagaaacatgatgcgcctgatcaaaaaaagctgcttctaatctgacagacgagccatgatgagatgtcaaggtgcgttgttgaaaatgaagctCCTCTTCTtagaatcctgtctgagatgacagaagatgatgctgcatttgaccgactttgatgatgtgatgacttatttctgttttgaatgcattctcatcttacttgttgaatttaatgttgagaactgacatcttgaaagaatttaggttttcttgtaaaccataaccagataaaaaatgatttaatttgtatttgtgtgtgtccgtctaatgccaccgcaccttttgaaacacccaggagaaacattttttccacaactattttatatttaccatggcgtaaacttttaagatgtcccaaaactttttttccaatatatatgtggcctgtatgatgtacagggttacatcatataatagattttgatgtgaatgagccgacaatacgtcattggacagacctctgcttgtcttcatgctgagaatcatgttctttaatcttcttttctgtgtcagcagactgttcctgcttaaccatttagactcacatttaaaaatgagcgaatgtgtgatggaagaggaagagagagcaaagtccacagtgtccagctgtgtgtccctgaagagcgacaggtccaaagggtGCCCTATAAACTTCGGTAtcggacctcaaggctcacctttaaagtaaggttttctgaaccacaactctgcctttgaacatttcacaaccatacaaaacatcattttgtaggtattagcctctactatcgtgaaaaatgaaattcatcagctctataaaatgaaacggtgcacagtcctttcaccatgttggcctgtggaaaaccagtgttgtcggcccgatggaccagcgtccccggcgttgccggaccaccgttggccaccagttgggttttgggatcaaagtgggggcgtttcctgtatccggttctcctcacggatccatgactacaacatgttgctgcaagtgcagagacgtttgctctggaaagaactttagagcacattcagtgctgcaggatgaggggctggaaaaggtgccagttcttttctcactgcagggaacagttaaaaaaagcagcttaaactctgaaaacatggaaatgatacagagacatcattgatttattgattcagttgttagccagaatgtattagaaatgctcctgtttgataaaaatgcagtgaattgggattatttaactacaacctcgacagattatttaccttcatcacagtctcatcactatttctgatgtttcctcaggatggacgaggacagagcagagtccacagtgcccagctgtgtgtccctgaagagtgaccggtccataGATAGAgtgataaacttcagaagttcagacaaaatgtaagaaaactaaagcgtgatgatgtgttgtgtgccagctgttagtcactttaacagcagcaggttgtgagtttattattggagatgtttaacacttaaacctcagacagtcatatagttacatacttaatgtgaatattgttgattagaaacaagaatcaggtttaaactggaagatgaattcagacataaatgctggaacaatattgagtcttgatcaggttctttcatcctataaatcaaaggactaatagagatgtgtttcatagtgagaggtggaagcacatcctatcaaactgggaccagtcagctccaccaggagagtcctcttgttcacaatctggaagcagatctggagatgctgaaatgaagcccaaacaaagtaaaattgttcaatataaaattgaacttgtgatgtcacgaatttgtagttgtgttgatgatttattatagatggaaatcattggtttacttattttcaggaggtgatctgcaggaggtgatagaaggtcataagatgagtctgaagagaagatgtgaacatgtgactgaaggaactcatgaagcaggaagtggaaccctgctgaacaagatctacactgagctctacatcactgagggacaaagtgaggaggtggacacacagcatgaggtgagacagcttgagagaacctccaagaagaacatccaggacactccaatcaagtgccaggacatcttcaaagtcttatctgagcaacagagacacatcagagtggttctgaccaacggtgtcgccggcgttggaaaaaccttctcagtgcagaagttcagtctggactgggcagaaggtttggagaaccaagacatcagtctggtgcttccgctctcatggagggagctgaacttgatcagagatgagcagcacagtcttctctcactacttcatgttttccatccaacattacagaagatcagagcagaagatctgtctggaaacttctgttcatctttgatggcctggatgaaagcagattttcactgggtttcaacaagcatcagctcatctctgatgtcacacaagtatcgtcagttgaggtgctcctggtgaacctcatccaggggaacctgcttccctcagctctcatctggatcacctccagacctgcagcagcccatcagattcctccctcgtgtgttgacaggatcacagaagtacgaggcttcactgactcccagaaggaggagtacttcaggaggaggttcagtgatgaagatctgtccaagagaatcatctcacacatcaaggcctccaggagcctccacatcatgtgtctgatcccagttttctgctggatcactgctatagttctggaggacatgatgaccagagaccagagaggagagctgcccaaaaccctgactgacctctactcacacttcctgagggttcagataaagaggaagaagcagaagtatggaggaaagcagagaccagggaaactgactaaggctgataaaaaactccttctgaagttgggtcggctggcgtttgaacatctggagaaagaaaacatcatgttctactcagaagacctggagcaatgtggactggacgtctccgaggtgttggtgtactcaggagtttgtacagagatcttcaagaaagagagtgtgatcttccagaaatcagtctactgctttgttcatctgagcgttcaggagtttctggctgccgtctacatgttccaccgttacaccaggaaagacacagcggttataaatcagttcctagaatattctgagCCAGTCACatttcttgatgacttcctcatgagagcactaattaaatctctcaaaagtgaaaatggccacctggacttgtttgttcgcttccttcatggtctctctctggagtccaatcagaggatcttgggtggactgttggatcagaagGACAGCCACCCAAAAaacatccagaaggtcctcaacaacctgaagaaggtgaacagtaataaaatctccccagacagaagcatcaacatcttccactgtctgatggagatgaaggatcagtcagtccatcaggagatccaagagttcctgaagtcagagaagaaatcagagaggagactgtcagtgatccactgttcagctctggcctacctgctgcagatgtcagaggaggttctggatgagctggacctgcagcagtacaacacctcagatgagggacgacgtcgcctgattccagctgtgaggaactgcaggaaggccgagtaagtaaagatttttggggccggacatcggcgtttaaatcaagcgagtggatcatgtcaggtagcaataccccctccagtggtcattccttcaattctttatctccactgcagcgtccataaattaaaaaaacaacaattcatccagaaatgttcaacactggctggatataagttcaaagttcaatccagacaaaccaacataaggcaggaataataggagccacaagttaactgactatcatgaaattactgtcatgtcattaaataacttttgtttgtttgtatacatcatattcaaacaacagaaaaacacattttaactaatgacgcgtgactattttgcttcatttttcaacataaaaacagccggcctcgttggtttaaatgggtgttttaggtctttgtggcggttccgtttggagcctttatgtgacccacaaagttgtttgaccctttccacacccgttaggt is drawn from Takifugu flavidus isolate HTHZ2018 chromosome 2, ASM371156v2, whole genome shotgun sequence and contains these coding sequences:
- the LOC130520207 gene encoding uncharacterized protein LOC130520207 isoform X1, yielding MSRLFLLNHLDSHLKMSECVMEEEERAKSTVSSCVSLKSDRSKGCPINFGIGPQGSPLKMDEDRAESTVPSCVSLKSDRSIDRVINFRSSDKIERWKHILSNWDQSAPPGESSCSQSGSRSGDAEMKPKQRGDLQEVIEGHKMSLKRRCEHVTEGTHEAGSGTLLNKIYTELYITEGQSEEVDTQHEVRQLERTSKKNIQDTPIKCQDIFKVLSEQQRHIRVVLTNGVAGVGKTFSVQKFSLDWAEGLENQDISLVLPLSWRELNLIRDEQHSLLSLLHVFHPTLQKIRAEDLSGNFCSSLMAWMKADFHWVSTSISSSLMSHKYRQLRCSW
- the LOC130520207 gene encoding uncharacterized protein LOC130520207 isoform X2; the protein is MSECVMEEEERAKSTVSSCVSLKSDRSKGCPINFGIGPQGSPLKMDEDRAESTVPSCVSLKSDRSIDRVINFRSSDKIERWKHILSNWDQSAPPGESSCSQSGSRSGDAEMKPKQRGDLQEVIEGHKMSLKRRCEHVTEGTHEAGSGTLLNKIYTELYITEGQSEEVDTQHEVRQLERTSKKNIQDTPIKCQDIFKVLSEQQRHIRVVLTNGVAGVGKTFSVQKFSLDWAEGLENQDISLVLPLSWRELNLIRDEQHSLLSLLHVFHPTLQKIRAEDLSGNFCSSLMAWMKADFHWVSTSISSSLMSHKYRQLRCSW